The following coding sequences are from one Streptomyces dengpaensis window:
- a CDS encoding acyl-CoA dehydrogenase family protein → MRFLERERAALGKLLPGLDESLRAVPLLTLEGPKSPGIRLFREHGGPGLLAPTAFHGRGATALDALRVQRALGSRSPSLAVATTMHHFSMATLVGLSDSGEGLEWMLIEGVASDNRLMASGFAEGRSGTGILSPSMAATVTPEGVRITGVKRPCSLARSMDLLTASVMVPCEEGDGQELAVALVPADSEGLSVSGFWSSSFLAGAESDQVTLDNVLVPKELLVRTASPVGARLDAVQTAGLVWFELLMTGSYLGAASALVERVLLNDRVPDAERVRLLVEIEGAMAAAEGLARRVDEGTPDESALADSLYARYTVQDSLARIVPRAVELLGGLNFMTSDEVGYLAACANGLALHPPSRSRMTGPLSAYLADEPLTVA, encoded by the coding sequence ATGAGATTCCTGGAGCGCGAGCGCGCGGCCCTCGGCAAACTGCTGCCCGGCCTGGACGAGAGTCTGCGGGCCGTCCCGCTGCTGACACTGGAAGGACCGAAGAGCCCGGGAATCCGGCTGTTCCGGGAACACGGAGGTCCCGGGCTGCTGGCTCCGACCGCCTTCCATGGCAGGGGTGCCACGGCCCTCGATGCCTTGCGGGTGCAGCGCGCCCTGGGCAGCCGCTCGCCCTCGCTCGCGGTGGCGACGACCATGCACCACTTCTCGATGGCCACCCTGGTCGGGCTGAGCGACTCCGGTGAGGGCCTCGAGTGGATGCTCATCGAGGGCGTCGCGTCCGACAACCGGCTCATGGCGTCCGGTTTCGCCGAGGGACGCAGCGGCACCGGCATCCTGTCGCCGTCGATGGCCGCCACGGTGACGCCCGAGGGGGTGCGGATCACCGGGGTGAAACGGCCGTGCAGCCTGGCCCGTTCCATGGATCTGCTCACCGCCAGTGTGATGGTGCCGTGCGAGGAAGGCGACGGCCAGGAGCTGGCCGTGGCCCTCGTGCCCGCCGACAGCGAGGGGCTGAGCGTCAGCGGCTTCTGGTCCAGCAGCTTCCTCGCGGGCGCCGAGAGCGACCAGGTCACCCTGGACAACGTACTGGTGCCGAAGGAACTCCTCGTGCGGACCGCGTCACCGGTCGGAGCCCGTCTGGACGCGGTGCAGACGGCGGGCCTGGTCTGGTTCGAACTGCTCATGACGGGCAGTTATCTCGGCGCCGCGAGCGCCCTGGTGGAGCGCGTCCTGCTCAACGACCGGGTGCCCGACGCCGAGCGGGTCCGGCTGCTCGTGGAGATCGAGGGGGCGATGGCCGCCGCGGAGGGGCTGGCCCGGCGGGTGGACGAGGGCACCCCCGATGAATCCGCACTCGCCGACTCGCTGTACGCCCGGTACACCGTGCAGGACTCCCTCGCCCGGATCGTCCCTCGGGCGGTCGAACTCCTCGGCGGGCTCAACTTCATGACGTCCGACGAGGTCGGCTACCTCGCCGCCTGCGCCAACGGGCTCGCCCTCCATCCGCCGTCGCGGTCACGGATGACCGGCCCGCTGTCCGCCTATCTCGCGGACGAGCCGCTGACGGTCGCCTGA
- a CDS encoding SDR family oxidoreductase: MPQSRPRPSAPPTHRPSTKRPTLLLTGGAGVLGRALIDELSRDIRIVCLRHRTPVNDHRVREVHADLLEPGLGLSQADFKQLAAEVDLVVHSAAATNWKSEPDAIRRANLDGTLAMLDLAALAGASFYHMSTAFVANPLAPEEQERFPGAAAYLASKTAAEQVVREAPVPGVILRPSVVMGDSVTGRIAGMQGLTRALGAIVKGQVPVLPGAPEARIDMVPQDVVARAVGDLVRGGVTDGEYWLTAGAQALLQREVVDMCLEFAEGYGARPHPPRLIPLESVHRLLLPMIEGPTFPESLRRRFHTYAELLLVFQRALPFESSLGSPHCGSALSKDALRQALVRNLTAWSTGRGGMRAHRRAQSSQEPAPCAQHTPSAETRELAS; the protein is encoded by the coding sequence ATGCCTCAGTCCCGGCCCCGGCCCAGCGCTCCGCCCACTCACCGACCGTCCACGAAACGTCCGACGCTGCTGCTCACCGGCGGCGCCGGGGTACTCGGCAGAGCCCTGATCGACGAGCTGTCCCGGGACATCCGGATCGTCTGCCTGCGCCATCGCACCCCGGTGAACGACCATCGGGTGCGTGAGGTCCACGCCGATCTGCTGGAGCCCGGACTCGGCCTGTCGCAGGCGGACTTCAAGCAGCTGGCCGCCGAGGTGGATCTGGTCGTGCACTCCGCCGCCGCGACCAACTGGAAGTCCGAGCCCGACGCCATCCGGCGTGCCAACCTGGACGGAACCTTGGCGATGCTCGACCTCGCCGCCCTCGCCGGTGCGTCGTTCTACCACATGAGCACCGCCTTCGTGGCCAATCCGCTGGCCCCGGAGGAACAGGAGCGCTTCCCCGGAGCCGCCGCGTATCTCGCGTCGAAGACCGCGGCCGAGCAGGTGGTCCGTGAGGCCCCGGTGCCGGGAGTGATCCTGCGTCCCTCGGTGGTGATGGGCGACTCCGTCACCGGTCGTATCGCCGGGATGCAGGGGCTGACGCGGGCGTTGGGCGCGATCGTCAAGGGCCAGGTGCCCGTGCTGCCGGGCGCGCCCGAGGCGCGGATCGACATGGTGCCCCAGGACGTCGTCGCCCGTGCGGTGGGCGACCTGGTGCGCGGCGGGGTCACGGACGGCGAGTACTGGCTGACGGCCGGCGCGCAGGCACTGCTGCAGCGCGAAGTGGTCGACATGTGCCTGGAGTTCGCGGAAGGGTACGGAGCCCGGCCGCATCCGCCGCGGCTCATTCCGCTGGAGTCGGTGCACCGTCTGCTGCTGCCCATGATCGAGGGCCCCACCTTCCCGGAGTCCTTGCGCCGCCGCTTCCACACCTACGCGGAACTGCTGCTGGTCTTCCAGCGGGCGCTCCCCTTCGAGTCGTCCCTGGGCTCACCGCACTGCGGCTCCGCGCTGTCGAAGGACGCCCTCAGGCAGGCGCTGGTCCGCAACCTCACCGCGTGGTCCACCGGGCGCGGCGGCATGCGCGCCCACCGCAGGGCGCAGTCGTCGCAGGAACCGGCCCCGTGTGCGCAGCACACGCCGAGCGCGGAGACCCGGGAGCTGGCCTCATGA
- a CDS encoding HAD-IIA family hydrolase, which translates to MESVRAVLIDIDGVLTVSWKPLPGAVEALRRIRDLGLGVALLTNTTSRTRASIAAALAGAGFPVDAGDILTAPAATAAYLADRYPGARCFLVNSGDIAEDLVGVTLLDDDAADTDAVPDVVVVGGAGPEFGYAALNLAFGHLQQGARLIAMHRNLYWRTDRGLQLDTGAFLVGLERAARMEAEITGKPAPAFFETALARLGVGPGEALMVGDDIESDVLAAQRAGITGVLVRTGKYLPETHRAASGEPDHVLDSFADLPALLDASAPR; encoded by the coding sequence ATGGAGTCGGTGCGTGCGGTTCTGATCGATATCGACGGTGTGCTCACGGTCTCGTGGAAGCCGTTGCCCGGCGCGGTCGAGGCACTGCGGCGGATCCGTGACTTGGGGCTGGGTGTCGCTCTGCTCACCAACACGACGTCCCGTACGCGGGCGTCGATCGCCGCGGCCCTGGCCGGAGCCGGTTTCCCCGTGGACGCCGGGGACATCCTCACCGCACCCGCCGCGACCGCCGCGTATCTCGCCGACCGTTATCCCGGCGCCCGGTGCTTCCTGGTGAACAGCGGTGACATCGCGGAGGACCTCGTGGGCGTCACGCTGCTCGACGATGACGCCGCCGACACCGACGCCGTGCCGGATGTCGTCGTCGTGGGCGGCGCCGGTCCCGAGTTCGGGTACGCGGCACTCAACCTGGCCTTCGGTCACCTCCAGCAGGGCGCCCGGCTGATCGCCATGCACCGCAACCTGTACTGGCGGACCGACCGGGGGCTGCAACTCGACACCGGCGCGTTCCTGGTCGGTCTGGAGCGGGCGGCCCGTATGGAGGCGGAGATCACCGGCAAGCCGGCGCCCGCGTTCTTCGAGACGGCGCTGGCGCGTCTCGGGGTCGGTCCCGGCGAGGCACTGATGGTCGGTGACGACATCGAGTCGGACGTGCTCGCGGCGCAGCGTGCGGGAATCACCGGTGTCCTCGTCAGGACCGGCAAATACCTGCCGGAGACGCATCGGGCGGCGAGCGGCGAGCCCGATCACGTCCTGGACTCCTTCGCGGATCTCCCCGCCCTGCTGGACGCCTCGGCTCCCCGGTAG
- a CDS encoding aspartate aminotransferase family protein translates to MTAPVTTAVPTAPGTPDTPGLADRGHIARLYREHLSSGRAVLGSVLGGMLETASDGAWVYTEDGRPYLDFGGYGVFILGHRHPAVTAAVHRQVDTHPLAGRVFLEPVAARAAGALAARTPAGLDHVHFVNSGAEATEAGLKLARAHGHTALVSTAGGYHGKTLGALTATANPKYQQPFQPLLPDSTVVPYGDTDAMAAALAGLGRRACVIVEPVQGEGGVRIPPPGYLAEVSRLCRTYGAFLIVDEIQTGLGRLGSWWGMEAEGAERAAPDVLLVGKGLSGGVVPVAAMVATEAAYRPFSRDPYLHTSTFAASPIACAAAWAAVETLDREDLVGRAQVLGDRLLTGVRAACAPYSGGLVHEVRGRGLLIALEFTEERTVGELILELVGRGVVVNHSLNATRVLRLTPPAIIGDEEVRLFLAALADGLRAVATRVG, encoded by the coding sequence ATGACCGCCCCGGTGACCACCGCCGTCCCCACCGCCCCCGGCACGCCGGACACGCCCGGCCTGGCGGACCGCGGGCACATCGCCCGGCTCTACCGCGAGCATCTGTCCTCCGGCCGCGCGGTCCTCGGTTCGGTACTCGGCGGCATGCTGGAGACGGCGTCCGACGGTGCGTGGGTGTACACCGAGGACGGCCGCCCTTACCTCGACTTCGGCGGCTACGGCGTCTTCATCCTGGGGCACCGGCACCCCGCCGTGACGGCGGCCGTGCACCGGCAGGTGGACACGCATCCGCTGGCCGGGCGGGTGTTCCTGGAGCCGGTCGCCGCCCGCGCCGCCGGTGCTCTGGCCGCGCGCACTCCGGCCGGTCTCGACCACGTCCACTTCGTCAACTCCGGTGCCGAGGCCACCGAAGCCGGTCTGAAGCTGGCCCGGGCCCACGGCCACACGGCTCTCGTCAGCACCGCCGGCGGCTACCACGGAAAGACCCTCGGCGCGCTCACCGCCACCGCCAACCCGAAGTATCAGCAGCCCTTCCAGCCCCTCCTGCCAGACAGCACCGTGGTGCCGTACGGGGACACGGACGCGATGGCGGCCGCACTCGCCGGACTCGGCCGCCGCGCCTGCGTGATCGTCGAGCCGGTGCAGGGAGAGGGCGGCGTACGCATTCCACCGCCCGGATATCTGGCGGAGGTGAGCAGGCTGTGCCGGACGTACGGCGCCTTCCTGATCGTCGACGAGATCCAGACCGGTCTCGGGCGGCTGGGCTCGTGGTGGGGCATGGAGGCCGAGGGTGCCGAGCGCGCGGCCCCCGATGTGCTGCTCGTCGGCAAGGGCCTCAGCGGAGGCGTGGTTCCGGTCGCGGCCATGGTCGCCACCGAGGCGGCGTACCGTCCCTTCTCACGGGACCCCTACCTGCACACCTCGACCTTCGCCGCCTCGCCGATCGCCTGCGCCGCCGCGTGGGCCGCGGTCGAGACCCTGGACCGGGAGGACCTCGTCGGCCGCGCCCAGGTGCTGGGCGACCGGCTGCTCACGGGCGTGCGGGCCGCCTGCGCCCCGTACAGCGGCGGTCTGGTGCACGAGGTGCGGGGCCGAGGACTGCTGATCGCCCTGGAGTTCACCGAGGAGCGGACCGTCGGTGAGCTGATCCTGGAGCTGGTCGGGCGCGGTGTCGTCGTGAACCACTCCCTCAACGCCACGCGGGTCCTGCGGCTGACGCCCCCCGCGATCATCGGCGACGAGGAGGTGCGGCTGTTTCTCGCCGCCCTGGCCGACGGGCTGCGCGCCGTCGCGACGCGCGTCGGCTGA
- a CDS encoding sulfite exporter TauE/SafE family protein, giving the protein MNTMTLWHISIWEFAALAAAALLVGFSKTAVSGANTVSLAIFAAVLPARASTGVLLPVLIAGDVLAVLTYRRHAHWPTLWRLFPAVAVGVVGGTLFLTWADDGIVRTSIGAILLLMAAVTLWRRRVVAAQEEEPDSVLTRTGRIKARSYGALGGFTTMVANAGGPVMSMYLLSAGFRKLGFLGTSAFFFLIVNVAKVPFSVGLGLIDGNSLLLDAALVAFVVPGAFIGKWAANRINQVFFERLVIAATVVGGAQLLLR; this is encoded by the coding sequence ATGAACACGATGACGCTCTGGCACATATCCATCTGGGAGTTCGCCGCTCTCGCCGCCGCGGCCCTGCTCGTCGGCTTCTCGAAGACCGCCGTGAGCGGGGCCAACACGGTCAGCCTGGCGATCTTCGCCGCCGTGCTGCCCGCCCGCGCCTCGACCGGTGTGCTCCTGCCCGTCCTGATCGCCGGGGATGTGCTCGCCGTCCTCACCTACCGGCGCCATGCCCACTGGCCCACGCTGTGGCGGCTGTTCCCGGCGGTCGCCGTGGGCGTCGTGGGCGGCACACTGTTCCTGACGTGGGCCGACGACGGGATCGTACGGACCTCGATCGGCGCGATCCTGCTGCTCATGGCGGCGGTCACCTTGTGGCGCCGTCGCGTGGTGGCCGCCCAGGAGGAGGAACCCGACTCGGTGCTGACGCGCACGGGCCGGATCAAGGCCCGTTCGTACGGGGCGCTCGGCGGCTTCACGACGATGGTCGCCAACGCGGGCGGCCCGGTGATGTCGATGTATCTCCTGTCGGCAGGCTTCCGGAAGCTGGGCTTCCTGGGCACCTCCGCCTTCTTCTTCCTGATCGTCAATGTCGCCAAGGTGCCCTTCAGCGTGGGCCTCGGTCTGATCGACGGCAACTCGCTGCTGCTGGACGCGGCGTTGGTGGCCTTCGTCGTGCCCGGGGCGTTCATCGGCAAATGGGCTGCGAACCGAATCAACCAAGTGTTCTTCGAGCGGCTGGTGATCGCGGCGACGGTGGTGGGCGGAGCCCAGCTCCTGCTGCGCTGA
- a CDS encoding thiolase family protein, which produces MADSRRTPIGKLRGALSSVRPDDLAATVIRGLVAEVPALDPARVDDVYWGAANQAGEDNRNVARMAALLAGLPESVPGATVNRLCASGLEAVTTAARAIASGEADIVLAGGSESMSRAPFVLPRPDEALPHRIETVDTRLGWRLVNPAMKELHGLLSMGETAEEVAERYGVSRERQDAFALRSHQRAADARKNGCFDTELLPVERPDGAVVDSDECVREDTSLDKLSRLRPVFREGGTVTAGNASPMNDGAAGVLLVSEEVLNELDLESLGRYAAGASAGVHPDVMGIGPVPATQKALGRVGWSIGDIEEAEFNEAFAAQAIACVDRLGIDPDVVNPTGGAIALGHPLGCSGARILTTLLHRMRRTGATRGLATMCVGVGQGSAVLVERH; this is translated from the coding sequence CTGGCGGATTCCCGCCGCACCCCCATCGGCAAGCTGCGCGGAGCCCTGTCCTCCGTACGGCCCGACGACCTCGCCGCGACCGTGATCCGCGGCCTGGTCGCCGAGGTACCCGCGCTCGACCCGGCCCGCGTCGACGATGTCTACTGGGGCGCCGCCAACCAGGCGGGCGAGGACAACCGCAATGTCGCCCGCATGGCCGCGCTGCTCGCCGGGCTGCCCGAGTCCGTGCCCGGCGCCACGGTCAACCGGCTGTGCGCCTCCGGCCTCGAGGCCGTCACGACGGCGGCCCGCGCCATCGCCTCCGGCGAGGCCGACATCGTGCTCGCCGGAGGCTCCGAGTCCATGAGCCGCGCCCCCTTCGTCCTGCCCCGGCCCGACGAGGCCCTGCCGCACCGCATCGAGACCGTCGACACCCGCCTCGGCTGGCGCCTGGTCAACCCCGCGATGAAGGAGCTGCACGGGCTCCTGTCGATGGGGGAGACCGCCGAGGAGGTCGCCGAGCGGTACGGCGTCTCGCGCGAGCGCCAGGACGCGTTCGCGCTGCGCAGCCACCAGCGCGCCGCCGACGCCCGCAAGAACGGCTGCTTCGACACCGAACTGCTCCCCGTGGAGCGCCCCGACGGCGCCGTCGTCGACAGCGACGAATGCGTACGGGAGGACACCTCGCTCGACAAGCTGTCCCGTCTCAGGCCGGTGTTCCGCGAGGGCGGCACGGTCACCGCGGGCAATGCCTCGCCGATGAACGACGGCGCGGCCGGGGTCCTGCTGGTCAGCGAGGAGGTCCTGAACGAGCTGGATCTTGAGTCCCTCGGGCGGTATGCCGCGGGCGCCTCGGCCGGCGTCCACCCGGACGTCATGGGCATCGGCCCCGTACCCGCCACGCAGAAGGCGCTCGGACGCGTCGGCTGGAGCATCGGCGACATCGAGGAGGCCGAGTTCAACGAGGCGTTCGCGGCACAGGCCATCGCCTGTGTGGACCGCCTCGGCATCGACCCCGACGTCGTCAACCCGACGGGCGGCGCCATCGCGCTGGGCCACCCGCTCGGCTGCTCCGGCGCGCGCATCCTCACCACCCTGCTGCACCGCATGCGCCGCACCGGCGCGACCCGCGGCCTCGCCACGATGTGCGTGGGGGTGGGGCAAGGGAGCGCCGTGCTCGTCGAACGCCACTGA